One window of Salegentibacter sp. Hel_I_6 genomic DNA carries:
- a CDS encoding endo-1,4-beta-xylanase: MLQLNTFRKSAFVLLLAASIISCKSDKDAEKENQEVAEDENKEMGLKDYYKDYFPIGVAVAPNTVKGEEAELLKKEFNSITPENVMKMGPIHPEKDKFYWDDADAIAEFAEENGIKMRGHALVWHQQTGGWIFENENGGKVSKEELLKRMKNHIDSVVPRYSEHIYAWDVVNEAVADDSTKVYRESEWLEIAGKDFLVKAFEYARQADPDVQLFYNDYNAIIPEKRDRIIELLKFLQENNAPIDGVGIQAHWSIYGPTEEELREALDLYSDLGLEIQITELDVSLYEWEKERRELKEGESDEFTPELEQKQIEAYDMFFKVFRDYKDVITGVTFWNLSDKYSWLDTYPVAGRKNYPLLFDENFERKKAYEKVVEFETEPETKTP; this comes from the coding sequence ATGCTACAGTTAAATACCTTTAGAAAATCGGCTTTCGTACTGCTTCTAGCCGCATCAATAATCAGTTGTAAATCTGATAAAGATGCTGAAAAAGAAAACCAGGAAGTCGCCGAAGATGAAAACAAGGAAATGGGGCTTAAAGATTATTACAAAGACTATTTCCCTATAGGTGTTGCGGTGGCGCCAAATACCGTAAAAGGAGAAGAAGCTGAATTACTAAAAAAGGAATTCAACAGTATTACTCCCGAAAATGTGATGAAAATGGGTCCAATTCATCCTGAAAAAGATAAATTCTATTGGGACGATGCTGATGCTATTGCTGAATTTGCCGAGGAAAACGGAATAAAAATGCGGGGACACGCTTTGGTTTGGCACCAACAAACCGGCGGATGGATCTTTGAAAATGAAAACGGAGGAAAAGTAAGTAAAGAAGAATTGCTAAAGCGAATGAAAAACCACATCGATTCTGTGGTTCCTCGCTATTCAGAACATATTTACGCCTGGGATGTGGTTAACGAAGCCGTTGCCGATGATTCTACTAAAGTATATCGGGAATCGGAATGGCTGGAAATTGCAGGAAAAGACTTTTTAGTAAAAGCTTTTGAATATGCTCGCCAGGCCGATCCAGATGTACAACTTTTCTACAACGATTATAACGCGATTATCCCTGAAAAAAGGGATAGAATTATTGAATTATTAAAGTTTCTTCAGGAAAATAATGCCCCAATTGATGGTGTGGGAATACAGGCACACTGGTCAATTTATGGCCCAACAGAAGAAGAGCTTCGCGAAGCCCTGGATCTTTATTCAGATTTAGGACTGGAAATTCAAATTACTGAACTTGATGTTTCCCTTTATGAATGGGAAAAAGAACGCCGCGAACTTAAAGAAGGTGAATCAGACGAATTTACACCAGAACTCGAGCAAAAGCAAATTGAAGCTTACGATATGTTTTTCAAAGTTTTCAGGGATTACAAAGACGTGATTACCGGCGTGACTTTCTGGAACCTTTCTGATAAATATTCCTGGCTGGACACATACCCAGTAGCCGGCAGAAAAAATTATCCGTTGTTATTTGATGAAAATTTTGAACGGAAAAAGGCTTACGAGAAAGTGGTTGAATTTGAAACCGAACCTGAAACAAAAACTCCATAA